A section of the Schistosoma haematobium chromosome ZW, whole genome shotgun sequence genome encodes:
- the GTF2F2_1 gene encoding General transcription factor IIF subunit 2, variant 2 (EggNog:ENOG410V9HF~COG:K) produces MSNVKPKSVSDIFCDAHALHVVDTSRAKDGVWLVKVPKYLAELWHNAGPDGVVGKVVIASSTSASQNSNKGPGSQVTLVTDSELLNQVGESGNLIPKEHQFLIQTSASSNSTPGTARPGQTTPSSTVQRRPGTISGQELIILCEDDLGCAQTNSFPSSTTNTTLISSAAPHSPFSNKPYARYSRRLSLFGRVNSRAECRPPPNTRYMMLKAQQLKAKNRPRHEVCLLYEPVRNYKPVSNHVNNIEYENRKKVEGKNLRREKEDVLQDLFKAFERHQYYSIKDLVVLTKQPLQKHHHKNEFLSITMTGFKKGRTRKQQLTAAEQQ; encoded by the exons ATGTCCAATGTAAAACCGAAGAGTGTGTCGGATATATTTTGTGATGCACATGCTTTGCATGTAGTTGACACAAGCAGAGCCAAAGACGGAGTTTGGTTAGTCAAAGTTCCAAAATATTTGGCTGAACTTTGGCATAATGCTGGTCCTGATGGTGTAGTTGGCAAAGTTGTGATCGCAAGTTCAACTAGTGCATCTCAGAATAGTAACAAAGGCCCAGGGTCACAAGTCACTCTTGTTACTGATTCAGAACTATTAAATCAAGTCGGAGAGTCCGGAAATCTGATACCAAAG GAACATCAGTTTCTGATTCAAACTTCTGCATCATCAAATAGTACACCTGGGACTGCTCGCCCAGGTCAAACTACTCCAAGTTCGACAGTTCAAAGGCGTCCTGGGACTATATCTGGACAAGAACTCATAATTTTATGTGAAGACGACCTTGGATGTGCTCAAACCAACTCGTTTCCATCTTCGACGACCAACACAACTTTAATTTCCTCTGCAGCCCCACATTCTCCATTCTCAAATAAACCGTACGCTCGTTACTCTCGGCGACTATCTTTGTTTGGTCGTGTTAACAGTAGAGCTGAATGCAGACCACCACCCAATACAAGATATATGATGCTCAAAGCTCAACAG CTCAAAGCAAAGAATCGACCGCGACATGAAGTCTGTCTCCTTTATGAACCAGTAAGAAATTACAAACCAGTTTCCAATCATGTCAACAAT ATCGAGTATGAAAATCGGAAAAAGGTTGAGGGTAAAAATCTTAGACGTGAAAAAGAAGACGTTTTGCAGGATTTGTTCAAAGCTTTCGAAAGACACCAATATTACTCTATTAAAGATTTGGTTGTACTTACTAAGCAACCATTG CAAAAGCACCatcataaaaatgaatttcTGTCGATAACCATGACgggattcaagaaaggaagaacaagaaaacaGCAATTAACAGCAGCCGAACAGCAATAG
- the GTF2F2_1 gene encoding General transcription factor IIF subunit 2 (EggNog:ENOG410V9HF~COG:K), producing the protein MSNVKPKSVSDIFCDAHALHVVDTSRAKDGVWLVKVPKYLAELWHNAGPDGVVGKVVIASSTSASQNSNKGPGSQVTLVTDSELLNQVGESGNLIPKEHQFLIQTSASSNSTPGTARPGQTTPSSTVQRRPGTISGQELIILCEDDLGCAQTNSFPSSTTNTTLISSAAPHSPFSNKPYARYSRRLSLFGRVNSRAECRPPPNTRYMMLKAQQVHKIFPNLECPILYPS; encoded by the exons ATGTCCAATGTAAAACCGAAGAGTGTGTCGGATATATTTTGTGATGCACATGCTTTGCATGTAGTTGACACAAGCAGAGCCAAAGACGGAGTTTGGTTAGTCAAAGTTCCAAAATATTTGGCTGAACTTTGGCATAATGCTGGTCCTGATGGTGTAGTTGGCAAAGTTGTGATCGCAAGTTCAACTAGTGCATCTCAGAATAGTAACAAAGGCCCAGGGTCACAAGTCACTCTTGTTACTGATTCAGAACTATTAAATCAAGTCGGAGAGTCCGGAAATCTGATACCAAAG GAACATCAGTTTCTGATTCAAACTTCTGCATCATCAAATAGTACACCTGGGACTGCTCGCCCAGGTCAAACTACTCCAAGTTCGACAGTTCAAAGGCGTCCTGGGACTATATCTGGACAAGAACTCATAATTTTATGTGAAGACGACCTTGGATGTGCTCAAACCAACTCGTTTCCATCTTCGACGACCAACACAACTTTAATTTCCTCTGCAGCCCCACATTCTCCATTCTCAAATAAACCGTACGCTCGTTACTCTCGGCGACTATCTTTGTTTGGTCGTGTTAACAGTAGAGCTGAATGCAGACCACCACCCAATACAAGATATATGATGCTCAAAGCTCAACAG GttcataaaatatttcctaATCTTGAATGTCCTATTTTGTACCCATCCTAG
- the GTF2F2_1 gene encoding General transcription factor IIF subunit 2, variant 3 (EggNog:ENOG410V9HF~COG:K): MSNVKPKSVSDIFCDAHALHVVDTSRAKDGVWLVKVPKYLAELWHNAGPDGVVGKVVIASSTSASQNSNKGPGSQVTLVTDSELLNQVGESGNLIPKEHQFLIQTSASSNSTPGTARPGQTTPSSTVQRRPGTISGQELIILCEDDLGCAQTNSFPSSTTNTTLISSAAPHSPFSNKPYARYSRRLSLFGRVNSRAECRPPPNTRYMMLKAQQLKAKNRPRHEVCLLYEPVRNYKPVSNHVNNIEYENRKKVEGKNLRREKEDVLQDLFKAFERHQYYSIKDLVVLTKQPLAYLTEILKEIAIFNTHIPHKNMWELKPEYRHYTQPETKTESNME, encoded by the exons ATGTCCAATGTAAAACCGAAGAGTGTGTCGGATATATTTTGTGATGCACATGCTTTGCATGTAGTTGACACAAGCAGAGCCAAAGACGGAGTTTGGTTAGTCAAAGTTCCAAAATATTTGGCTGAACTTTGGCATAATGCTGGTCCTGATGGTGTAGTTGGCAAAGTTGTGATCGCAAGTTCAACTAGTGCATCTCAGAATAGTAACAAAGGCCCAGGGTCACAAGTCACTCTTGTTACTGATTCAGAACTATTAAATCAAGTCGGAGAGTCCGGAAATCTGATACCAAAG GAACATCAGTTTCTGATTCAAACTTCTGCATCATCAAATAGTACACCTGGGACTGCTCGCCCAGGTCAAACTACTCCAAGTTCGACAGTTCAAAGGCGTCCTGGGACTATATCTGGACAAGAACTCATAATTTTATGTGAAGACGACCTTGGATGTGCTCAAACCAACTCGTTTCCATCTTCGACGACCAACACAACTTTAATTTCCTCTGCAGCCCCACATTCTCCATTCTCAAATAAACCGTACGCTCGTTACTCTCGGCGACTATCTTTGTTTGGTCGTGTTAACAGTAGAGCTGAATGCAGACCACCACCCAATACAAGATATATGATGCTCAAAGCTCAACAG CTCAAAGCAAAGAATCGACCGCGACATGAAGTCTGTCTCCTTTATGAACCAGTAAGAAATTACAAACCAGTTTCCAATCATGTCAACAAT ATCGAGTATGAAAATCGGAAAAAGGTTGAGGGTAAAAATCTTAGACGTGAAAAAGAAGACGTTTTGCAGGATTTGTTCAAAGCTTTCGAAAGACACCAATATTACTCTATTAAAGATTTGGTTGTACTTACTAAGCAACCATTG gCCTATCTTACAGAGATACTAAAGGAAATTGCTATCTTCAACACTCACATTCCACACAAAAATATGTGGGAGCTGAAACCTGAATACAGACATTACACACAGCCTGAAACTAAGACTGAATCTAACATGGAATAA